The following are from one region of the Mus caroli chromosome 13, CAROLI_EIJ_v1.1, whole genome shotgun sequence genome:
- the Diras2 gene encoding GTP-binding protein Di-Ras2, translated as MPEQSNDYRVAVFGAGGVGKSSLVLRFVKGTFRESYIPTVEDTYRQVISCDKSICTLQITDTTGSHQFPAMQRLSISKGHAFILVYSITSRQSLEELKPIYEQICEIKGDVESIPIMLVGNKCDESPNREVQSSEAEALARTWKCAFMETSAKLNHNVKELFQELLNLEKRRTVSLQIDGKKSKQQKRKEKLKGKCVVM; from the coding sequence ATGCCGGAACAGAGCAACGACTACCGGGTGGCGGTGTTTGGGGCAGGTGGTGTTGGCAAGAGCTCCCTCGTTTTGAGGTTTGTGAAAGGGACCTTCAGGGAGAGCTACATCCCGACTGTGGAAGACACCTACCGGCAGGTGATCAGCTGTGACAAGAGCATATGCACGCTGCAGATCACCGACACCACCGGGAGCCACCAGTTTCCGGCCATGCAGCGGCTGTCCATCTCCAAAGGCCACGCCTTCATCCTGGTCTACTCCATCACCAGCCGGCAGTCCCTGGAGGAACTCAAGCCCATCTATGAGCAGATCTGCGAGATCAAGGGGGATGTGGAGAGCATCCCCATCATGCTGGTGGGTAACAAGTGTGATGAGAGCCCCAACCGCGAGGTCCAGAGCAGCGAGGCAGAGGCCCTAGCCCGCACGTGGAAGTGCGCCTTCATGGAGACGTCCGCCAAGCTCAACCACAACGTGAAGGAACTCTTTCAGGAACTCCTCAACCTGGAGAAGCGCAGGACCGTGAGCCTCCAGATCGACGGCAAGAAGAGCAAgcagcagaagaggaaggagaagctcaAGGGCAAGTGCGTGGTCATGTGA